A window of Parambassis ranga chromosome 10, fParRan2.1, whole genome shotgun sequence contains these coding sequences:
- the gnpda1 gene encoding glucosamine-6-phosphate isomerase 1, producing the protein MKLIILNDYDQVSEWAAKYIRNRILLFRPGPDRYFTLGLPTGSTPLGCYKKLIEYYKNGEISFQYVKTFNMDEYVGLPRDHPESYHSFMWNNFFKHVDIKAENTHILDGNAADLQAECEAFEEKITAAGGIELFVGGIGPDGHIAFNEPGSSLVSRTRVKTLAKDTIMANARFFDGDLSKVPTMALTVGVGTVMDAKEVMILITGAHKAFALYKAIEEGVNHMWTVSAFQQHRQTVFVCDEDATLELRVKTVKYFKGMMYVHNKLVEQLPPQLKNN; encoded by the exons ATGAAGCTGATCATTCTGAACGACTACGACCAGGTCAGCGAATGGGCTGCAAAGTACATCAGAAACAGGATCCTGCTGTTCAGACCTGGACCCGACAGATACTTCACCCTGGGGCTGCCCACAG GAAGCACTCCTTTAGGTTGCTACAAGAAGCTTATTGAGTACTACAAGAATGGAGAAATCTCATTTCAGTATGTGAAGACTTTCAACATGGATGAATATGTAG GGCTTCCCAGAGATCACCCAGAGAGCTACCATTCCTTCATGTGGAATAACTTTTTTAAGCACGTAGACATAAAGGCAGAGAACACTCACATCCTGGATGGCAACGCCGCCGACCTGCAAGCAGAGTGTGAAGCCTTTGAGGAGAAGATAACTGCTGCCGGAGGAATCGAGCTGTTTGTCGGAG GTATCGGACCTGATGGCCACATTGCCTTTAATGAGCCTGGTTCAAGCCTGGTGTCTAGGACCAGGGTGAAGACCCTGGCCAAGGACACTATCATGGCTAACGCCCGATTCTTTGATGGAGATCTCTCAAAGGTGCCCACCATGGCTCTGACTGTTGGAGTGGGCACTGTCATGGATGCCAAAGAG GTCATGATTCTCATCACTGGAGCACACAAGGCGTTCGCACTGTACAAAGCTATCGAGGAAGGTGTGAATCACATGTGGACGGTGTCAGCGTTCCAGCAGCACCGGCAGACCGTGTTTGTATGTGATGAAGATGCCACACTGGAACTGCGGGTTAAAACTGTTAAATACTTCAAAG GGATGatgtatgtgcacaacaaactGGTGGAGCAGCTACCTCCACAGCTGAAGAACAACTGA
- the uqcrq gene encoding cytochrome b-c1 complex subunit 8, which yields MGRHFGDLAKIRHIITYSISPFEQRAFPNYFSKGIPNVWRRFRSSVFKVAPPMIVMYLTYTWGNSVHQQSKRKNPADYENDE from the exons ATGGGGCGCCACTTTGGAGACTTGGCTAAGATCAGGCACATAATCACATACAGTATATCCCCATTTGAGCAGAGGGCTTTCCCTAACTACTTCTCAAAGGGAATTCCCAATGTGTGGAGACGGTTCAGATCCTCTGTCTTCAAAGTTGCCCCTC CAATGATTGTCATGTACCTGACCTACACCTGGGGCAACAGTGTCCATCAGCAGAGCAAGAGGAAAAATCCTGCAGACTATGAGAATGATGAATAA
- the gdf9 gene encoding growth/differentiatio: MEKQSLMSACCFRAVVLLLLVTCSSPILRSSVAASSALHGPGDLTYPYGSSIFSPLLKALSEHRGSRWNPGLKKKMKPEPRYMKYLTEVYKKSSRVQRSVDGGKGCNTVRLIKPQDECFAQNHKESFTLDLSYSLDQVRRKEQLLKSALLYHFDRDHSALVNSVCYLSIKEEEQSNQCKLCPGVHLMNFTASMDRKSQRNWIEVDVTSFLQPLLKLQKNVHLLVNITCPDEQRARGNEHKVPLELTLRSPPLLLYLSDTSKIAQRNAKAGQSPSKASNTFQKQMVLKPEQRTVRRRRWKRQSPKGKRNDKSLDIHLPELLPSSEFPTSDCALYDFRVRFSQLKLDHWIVFPPKYNPRYCRGICPRTMGFIYGSPVHTMVQNIIYEKLDSSVPRPSCIPSHYSPLSVMIFEEDGSYVYKEFEDMVATRCTCR; this comes from the exons ATGGAAAAACAATCGCTGATGTCAGCCTGTTGTTTTCGCGCTGTTGTGTTACTGCTGCTGGTCACCTGCAGCTCCCCGATACTTAGGTCTTCTGTGGCTGCCTCCAGTGCGCTGCACGGCCCGGGGGACCTCACCTATCCGTACGGCAGCAGCATCTTCTCGCCGCTGCTCAAAGCCCTGTCGGAGCACAGAGGGTCGAGGTGGAACCCGGGcctgaagaagaaaatgaaaccCGAGCCCAGGTACATGAAGTACCTGACGGAGGTTTACAAGAAGTCATCCAGGGTGCAAAGGAGTGTGGACGGGGGTAAAGGCTGCAACACTGTCCGACTGATCAAGCCACAAGATGAGTGTTTCGCACAAAATCATAAAG AAAGTTTTACACTGGATTTGTCCTACAGCCTTGATCAAGTGAGAAGAAAAGAGCAGCTTCTGAAGTCGGCCCTGCTGTACCATTTTGACCGTGACCATTCAGCCCTTGTCAACTCTGTGTGTTACCTGAGCAttaaggaggaggagcagtcGAACCAGTGTAAACTGTGTCCTGGGGTTCACCTCATGAACTTCACAGCCAGCATGGACAGAAAGAGTCAGAGGAACTGGATAGAAGTTGACGTAACCTCTTTTCTGCAACCTCTCCTAAAGTTGCAGAAGAATGTACACCTGCTTGTCAACATTACCTGCCCAGACGAACAAAGAGCAAGGGGCAATGAGCACAAAGTCCCGCTGGAGTTGACCCTGAGGTCCCCTCCACTGCTTCTGTATCTCAGTGACACCAGCAAAATAGCCCAAAGAAATGCCAAAGCAGGTCAAAGCCCCTCCAAAGCGTCAAACACATTTCAGAAGCAGATGGTTTTAAAACCAGAGCAGagaactgtgaggaggaggagatggaagaGGCAATCTCCAAAGGGCAAACGAAATGATAAAAGCCTGGATATCCACCTCCCTGAGCTTCTTCCGAGCTCTGAATTCCCAACGAGCGACTGCGCCCTGTATGATTTCAGAGTGCGGTTCAGTCAGCTCAAACTGGATCACTGGATAGTTTTTCCACCAAAGTACAACCCCAGGTACTGCAGAGGCATCTGCCCCAGGACCATGGGCTTCATTTACGGCTCGCCTGTCCACACCATGGTGCAAAACATCATCTATGAGAAGCTCGACTCCTCTGTGCCCAGGCCGTCTTGCATCCCATCCCACTACAGTCCCCTCAGTGTCATGATCTTTGAAGAGGACGGCTCCTATGTCTACAAGGAGTTTGAAGACATGGTTGCCACCAGGTGCACGTGTCGCTAA
- the hspa4b gene encoding heat shock 70 kDa protein 4b, with translation MSVVGFDVGFMNCYVAVARAGGIETVANEYSDRCTPACVSFGPRNRSIGAAAKSQVVTNCKNTVQGFKRFHGRAFSDPYVQCLKNSLVYDIAQMPTGTTGIKVMYMEEEKVFSIEQVTAMLLTKLKETAENALKKPVADCVVSVPCYYTDAERRSVVDAAQIAGLNCLRLMNETTAVALAYGIYKQDLPAPEEKARNVVFVDLGHSGYQTSVCAFNKGKLKVLATACDSELGGKDFDEVLVKYFCEEFGKKYKVDVKSKPRALVRLFQECEKLKKLMSANSSDLPLNIECFMNDIDVSGKMNRGQFEEMCADILLRVEPPLQTLLEQAKLKKEDIYAVEIVGGASRIPAVKERISKFFGKELSTTLNADEAVARGCALQCAILSPAFKVREFSITDVVPYPISLKWHSAAEEGVSDCEVFPKNHAAPFSKVLTFYRKEPFSLEAYYGFPNELPYPDPTIGQFVIQKVVPQASGESSKVKVKVRVNIHGIFSVSSASLVEVQKSDETEEPMETEQANDKDGESKMQTDQEEQQNQGEVQKEKEEKTPEEMETTTEEGKGEKKSDQPPQAKKPKVKTKVLELPIENSPQWQLADDMLNLFVENEGKMIMQDKLEKERNDAKNNVEEYVYDMRDKLHGILEKFVSESDRDALSLKLEDTENWLYEDGEDQPKQVYLDKLAELKKLGQPIQERYTEAEQRPKAFEELGKQIQQYMKFVEAYKMKDEQYDHLDEADVTKVDKLTVETMMWMNSAMNQQSKQSLTVDPSFKVKDIKEKTRELFSACNLIVTKPKPKVELPKEETPAEQNGPVNGQEKPQEETADKGTKENTGNPTSESTENKPDMDLD, from the exons ATGTCAGTTGTAGGCTTTGACGTCGGGTTTATGAACTGCTATGTAGCAGTAGCCAGAGCCGGAGGGATTGAAACAGTCGCTAATGAATACAGCGATCGATGTACACC AGCATGTGTTTCTTTTGGACCCCGGAATCGGTCTATTGGTGCAGCTGCAAAAAGCCAG GTCGTCACAAACTGCAAGAACACAGTCCAAGGGTTCAAGAGATTTCATGGCAGGGCTTTTTCAGATCCATATGTGCAGTGCCTCAAAAACAGCCTGGTCTATGATATTGCACAGATGCCCACAGGAACAACAGGCATAAAG GTGATGtacatggaggaggagaaggtgttCAGCATTGAACAGGTCACTGCCATGCTGCTGACCAAGCTGAAGGAGACGGCCGAGAATGCTCTGAAGAAGCCCGTGGCTGATTGTGTCGTGTCT GTCCCCTGCTACTACACTGATGCTGAGAGGAGATCAGTTGTCGATGCTGCGCAGATTGCTGGACTCAACTGCCTGAGGCTCATGAATGAAACCACTGCAG TTGCGTTGGCCTATGGAATCTACAAACAGGATCTGCCTGCTCCTGAGGAGAAAGCTAGGAATGTGGTGTTTGTGGACCTGGGCCACTCCGGGTACCAGACATCAGTGTGTGCCTTTAATAAGGGCAAACTCAAA GTCCTTGCTACCGCCTGTGACTCAGAGTTGGGGGGAAAGGACTTTGATGAGGTACTGGTCAAATATTTCTGTGAGGAATTTGGCAAGAAGTACAAGGTTGATGTCAAGTCGAAGCCCAGGGCTCTGGTCAGACTCTTCCAGGAGtgtgaaaaactgaaaaaactgaTGAGTGCCAACTCCTCTGACCTGCCGCTTAACATCGAGTGCTTCATGAATGACATTGATGTCTCTGGAAAAATGAACAG GGGTCAGTTTGAAGAGATGTGTGCAGATATTTTGCTTCGTGTAGAGCCGCCATTGCAGACTCTGTTGGAACAGGCCA AACTGAAAAAGGAAGACATCTATGCTGTTGAGATAGTGGGTGGAGCTTCCAGGATCCCAGCCGTCAAAGAGAGAATCAGCAAATTCTTCGGGAAGGAGTTAAGCACCACACTGAATGCTGACGAAGCAGTGGCCAGAGGATGTGCTCTGCAG TGTGCAATACTCTCTCCGGCCTTCAAAGTCCGTGAATTCTCCATAACAGATGTTGTTCCGTATCCCATCTCTCTCAAGTGgcattctgctgcagaggaaggTGTGAG TGATTGTGAAGTATTTCCCAAAAACCACGCAGCACCTTTCTCCAAAGTGCTGACCTTCTACCGGAAGGAGCCTTTCTCTTTGGAGGCTTACTACGGTTTCCCCAATGAGCTGCCTTATCCTGATCCCACTATTG GTCAGTTTGTCATCCAAAAAGTTGTCCCACAGGCATCTGGTGAGAGCTCCAAGGTCAAGGTCAAGGTGCGCGTGAACATCCATGGCATCTTCAGTGTGTCCAGCGCCTCTCTGGTTGAAGTGCAAAAGTCTGACGAGACAGAGGAACCCATGGAAACGGAACAAGCCAATGACAAAGATGGAGAG AGCAAGATGCAGACTGATCAGGAAGAGCAGCAGAATCAGGGAGAAgttcagaaagaaaaagaagaaaagacacCAGAAGAGATGGAG ACTACAACAGAAGAGGGTAAAGGTGAGAAGAAGTCCGACCAGCCCCCACAAGCCAAAAAGCCCAAAGTCAAAACTAAAGTGCTGGAGCTTCCAATTGAAAACAGTCCACAATGGCAGCTAGCAGACGACATGCTGAATCTCTTTGTAGAAAACGAG GGTAAGATGATTATGCAGGACaagctggagaaggagaggaatgACGCCAAGAATAATGTGGAGGAGTACGTGTACGACATGCGGGACAAACTGCACGGGATCCTGGAGAAGTTTGTCAGTGAATCT GACCGCGATGCTTTGTCATTAAAACTGGAGGACACTGAAAACTGGCTGTATGAAGATGGAGAGGACCAACCCAAACAGGTGTACCTTGACAAGCTGGCAGAGTTAAAG AAACTTGGCCAGCCTATCCAGGAGAGGTATACAGAGGCTGAACAGAGACCCAAAGCGTTTGAGGAGCTGGGGAAACAAATTCAGCAGTACATGAAATTTGTTGAAGCCTACAAAATGAAG GATGAGCAGTATGACCATTTAGATGAGGCAGATGTCACCAAAGTGGATAAACTGACCGTTGAAACGATGATGTGGATGAACAGTGCCATGAACCAGCAGAGCAAGCAGAGCCTGACAGTGGACCCTTCTTTCAAAGTCAAAGacatcaaagaaaaaacaagg GAGCTGTTCTCAGCCTGTAACCTCATCGTGACCAAGCCCAAGCCCAAGGTAGAGCTTCCCAAGGAGGAAACGCCTGCGGAGCAGAATGGGCCTGTCAATGGACAGGAGAAACCCCAGGAGGAAACTGCAGACAAGGGAACGAAGGAGAACACAGGCAATCCCACCTCAGAATCTACAGAAAACAAGCCTGACATGGACCTTGATTAA